In Nitrososphaerota archaeon, one genomic interval encodes:
- a CDS encoding MFS transporter — protein MSRKVLGVTLEIFLLGIVSMLTDISSEMIFSVFSIFFIVVLGASAALLGVVEGLADFAASSLDYLSGFVSDRTGKRKRFAILGYGASAIAKGILIFANSVPVAAFFRVFERFGKSIRGPPRDAWISSIAEKSNRGYAFGVHKALDKMGAIVGPLLAYAFFSVFTQTFDSFRLLFIIALVPAAASTLMLFFLKDKPSQPKERENIFKAYKKLDKRFKRYLIAAAVFSIAYFSFGFLLLKAYVTGFSLADVILLYALFNVSFVIVSAPIGRLGDKIGRSKIIASSYVLYAVMVIGFIFASTKIEIIALFVLFGIFYAIDEGQTKAYISDLEQSKRGTAIGFYNFMTGLIYLPASAIAGFLWLVNPSYAFTFAAAFSLGALVIFLSLQKSDSK, from the coding sequence ATGTCCAGAAAGGTTCTGGGAGTGACGCTTGAGATTTTTCTGCTAGGTATTGTCAGCATGCTGACGGACATCAGCTCGGAGATGATATTCTCGGTATTCTCGATCTTTTTCATAGTCGTGCTCGGCGCTTCGGCTGCCTTGCTTGGTGTCGTCGAGGGTTTGGCGGATTTCGCTGCATCATCGCTTGATTACTTGTCAGGATTCGTTTCTGATAGGACAGGCAAACGGAAGCGTTTTGCAATACTTGGTTACGGCGCATCGGCGATAGCAAAAGGAATTCTGATATTTGCAAATTCTGTTCCGGTGGCTGCGTTCTTCCGTGTGTTCGAGCGTTTCGGCAAATCCATCAGGGGCCCGCCACGTGACGCTTGGATATCGTCGATTGCTGAAAAGTCCAACAGAGGATATGCCTTTGGTGTTCACAAAGCGCTGGACAAGATGGGCGCAATCGTCGGCCCGTTGTTGGCGTATGCGTTCTTCAGCGTATTCACGCAGACATTCGACTCGTTCAGGCTGTTGTTCATAATAGCTCTCGTACCCGCCGCTGCGTCAACACTTATGCTGTTCTTTCTCAAAGACAAGCCGTCCCAACCGAAGGAAAGGGAAAACATTTTCAAAGCATACAAAAAACTGGACAAACGCTTCAAGCGTTACCTCATAGCTGCGGCTGTCTTTTCAATAGCTTATTTCAGCTTCGGCTTCTTGCTGCTCAAGGCGTATGTCACCGGCTTTTCCCTTGCTGACGTCATACTTCTTTATGCACTGTTTAACGTTTCGTTCGTCATCGTTTCTGCGCCTATCGGCCGGCTCGGTGACAAAATCGGAAGAAGCAAGATAATCGCTTCGAGTTACGTTCTCTACGCCGTGATGGTCATCGGTTTCATTTTCGCATCGACCAAAATCGAGATAATCGCGCTGTTCGTTCTTTTCGGCATCTTCTACGCCATCGACGAAGGCCAAACTAAAGCGTATATCTCAGATTTGGAACAATCAAAGCGCGGCACCGCGATAGGCTTCTACAACTTCATGACCGGATTAATCTATCTGCCCGCATCGGCGATAGCTGGCTTTCTATGGCTCGTAAACCCATCATACGCGTTCACATTTGCTGCTGCATTCTCGCTAGGCGCGCTCGTGATATTCTTGAGTTTGCAGAAATCAGACAGTAAATGA
- a CDS encoding type II toxin-antitoxin system HicA family toxin, translating into MPLKPTKARTVIKTLAKLGFTLERIHGSHMVFKHQDSRITVVPRHGHGELGRGLLSKIALDLRISSDELAKLLEEE; encoded by the coding sequence TTGCCTCTCAAGCCTACCAAGGCCAGAACAGTCATTAAGACACTGGCAAAATTAGGCTTCACTTTGGAGAGGATTCATGGAAGCCACATGGTCTTTAAACATCAGGATAGCCGAATAACCGTGGTTCCCCGACACGGGCATGGAGAGCTTGGGCGAGGATTACTCAGCAAGATTGCGCTGGACCTGCGAATATCTTCAGATGAACTCGCCAAATTACTGGAAGAAGAGTAG
- a CDS encoding type II toxin-antitoxin system HicB family antitoxin, whose amino-acid sequence MKADTSERIFNVLIEKDEDGYYVASVVELPGCHTQAKTLDSLNRRVREAIEAYLQVAEPKRPPEFIGVQQLRIKKK is encoded by the coding sequence TTGAAGGCGGATACTAGCGAGAGGATCTTTAATGTTCTCATTGAGAAAGATGAGGATGGGTACTATGTGGCTTCGGTTGTGGAGCTGCCTGGTTGTCATACTCAAGCAAAGACTCTTGATAGTTTAAACCGGCGAGTGAGAGAAGCTATTGAAGCTTATCTCCAAGTAGCTGAGCCGAAGCGGCCACCAGAGTTCATTGGTGTACAGCAGCTCAGAATTAAAAAGAAATAG
- the hflX gene encoding GTPase HflX: MSNTANPHSKAVLIAYHDPFAKQEAIGLAEAAGFEVAQTVVQRYLKHGEFGVGSGKAEEIKQIAETSGCKNIIVDEGLTSSQIYNLSKITGKNIIDREKLILDIFASRATTTEAKLQVQLAELGYEMPRARQNVRLSVKGEQQGLSGIGEYAVDVRFRALKKQMVSIKAKLREAEKRRDLYRSQRQKLNMPLVSLVGYTSSGKTTLFNRMTDEDKEVASSLFTTLGTTTRTVSLPDSTKILLSDTVGFISRLPTYMIEAFKSTLEELNYANVVLLVVDASESPYDISIKYSTCLTTLKELKVAASKVITVLNKSDIASKANIDEAKDIVRDSPHTVISAKCGDGTRLLKNLIMQNVKPAPRGYR, from the coding sequence GTGAGCAACACAGCGAACCCACATAGTAAGGCAGTTCTCATCGCGTACCACGACCCGTTTGCGAAGCAAGAAGCAATCGGTCTAGCTGAAGCCGCAGGCTTCGAGGTTGCACAGACAGTTGTTCAAAGATACTTGAAGCACGGTGAGTTTGGAGTAGGTTCAGGCAAGGCGGAGGAGATCAAGCAGATTGCGGAAACATCTGGCTGTAAAAACATAATAGTTGATGAAGGCTTAACATCGTCTCAAATCTACAACCTCAGCAAGATAACCGGAAAAAACATAATCGACAGAGAGAAACTCATTCTAGACATCTTCGCAAGCAGGGCAACAACTACTGAGGCGAAGCTCCAAGTCCAACTCGCAGAGCTAGGGTACGAGATGCCCAGAGCACGCCAAAATGTGAGGCTATCAGTCAAGGGAGAACAGCAGGGCCTCTCAGGAATAGGTGAGTACGCAGTTGACGTCCGGTTCAGAGCATTGAAGAAGCAGATGGTTTCCATCAAGGCAAAACTTCGAGAAGCCGAGAAAAGACGGGATCTCTACCGATCCCAGAGGCAGAAGCTGAATATGCCACTAGTTTCACTCGTTGGATACACAAGCTCAGGAAAAACCACCCTGTTTAACAGAATGACAGATGAAGACAAGGAGGTCGCAAGCAGTCTGTTCACCACTCTCGGAACGACCACTCGGACAGTGTCGCTACCAGACTCCACAAAGATACTTCTATCAGACACCGTGGGCTTCATCAGTAGATTACCAACATATATGATAGAAGCGTTCAAATCAACCCTTGAAGAGCTAAACTATGCGAATGTGGTGCTTCTTGTAGTAGATGCGAGTGAATCACCTTACGATATATCAATAAAATACAGCACATGTTTGACCACTCTGAAAGAGTTGAAGGTTGCAGCGTCAAAAGTAATAACCGTTCTGAACAAATCAGATATAGCCTCCAAAGCAAATATAGATGAAGCCAAAGATATTGTAAGAGATTCTCCACATACAGTCATTTCGGCAAAATGTGGCGATGGAACTCGCCTTCTGAAAAACCTGATAATGCAAAATGTAAAGCCGGCACCTAGAGGGTACCGTTAA
- a CDS encoding TCP-1/cpn60 chaperonin family protein → MAEASYGRTAGGQQVLILKEGTSQSRGKQRRAQNNNITAAKLVAEVVRSCLGPKGMDKMLVDGMGDVTITNDGATILKEIDVQHPAAKMMVEISKTIDNEVGDGTTSAVVLTGALLGSAEDLISKGVHPVVIVEGYRKASVQALKILDRISIKIEPTDIASLIRVARTSMASKLVSNESVALAGLLVDALLQVAEQIEEGNYKVDIDNIKVEKRTGGSLKDTVLVSGVILDKEIAHPSMPRRVNNARIALVSSPLEIEKTQFDAKINISKPEQIKMFLDEETKMLREMVETISNSGANVLVCQKGIDDVAQHYLAKASILAVRRVKESDMIKLAKATGARVVTGLDDLSTADLGVADVVEERKVEEDKWVFVEGCENPKAVTVLIRGGSQKVIDEAERSMHDAIMVIKDVLEKPAVVGGGGAVEEELFHQLMEWSSTLSGREQLAARGYAEALESIPLALAENAGFDTLDIQTELREKHDSGKVWYGVDVLGNGVQDIYNKGVIEPASVKEQIIKSATECSCMILRIDDVIASSKMKAPPGGLGGMGGGMGGME, encoded by the coding sequence ATGGCTGAAGCATCTTATGGAAGGACAGCGGGTGGACAACAAGTCCTCATTTTGAAGGAAGGCACATCACAAAGTCGCGGAAAACAAAGACGAGCTCAGAACAACAACATTACAGCAGCCAAGTTGGTTGCTGAAGTAGTAAGGTCATGTTTAGGCCCCAAAGGCATGGATAAAATGCTCGTAGACGGCATGGGAGATGTTACAATAACTAATGATGGCGCAACTATTCTAAAGGAAATAGATGTTCAGCACCCAGCAGCTAAGATGATGGTTGAGATATCCAAAACCATTGACAACGAGGTGGGCGACGGAACAACTTCAGCAGTGGTTCTGACTGGAGCACTCCTAGGTAGCGCTGAAGACCTCATCAGCAAGGGTGTGCATCCAGTCGTAATTGTCGAAGGATACAGGAAGGCCTCTGTTCAAGCACTGAAGATACTGGACAGAATATCAATCAAGATTGAACCAACGGACATCGCATCTTTGATTAGAGTTGCAAGGACGAGCATGGCCTCAAAGCTTGTCTCAAATGAAAGCGTAGCACTGGCCGGTCTCTTGGTCGATGCGCTCCTCCAAGTTGCTGAACAGATTGAGGAAGGCAATTACAAGGTCGATATAGATAACATCAAGGTTGAGAAGCGAACTGGCGGCTCGTTAAAAGATACCGTGCTGGTCAGCGGCGTGATTCTGGATAAAGAAATAGCGCATCCAAGCATGCCGAGACGGGTAAACAACGCGAGAATAGCTCTGGTGAGCTCGCCGCTTGAAATTGAGAAGACGCAGTTCGACGCCAAGATCAACATCAGCAAGCCTGAGCAGATCAAAATGTTCCTCGACGAGGAAACAAAGATGCTTAGGGAAATGGTGGAGACGATATCTAACTCAGGAGCAAACGTTCTCGTTTGCCAGAAAGGCATCGACGATGTTGCCCAACACTACTTAGCGAAGGCGAGCATCCTAGCTGTAAGAAGAGTAAAGGAATCGGATATGATCAAACTAGCCAAAGCTACAGGCGCAAGGGTTGTAACGGGTCTTGACGACCTATCTACAGCTGATCTTGGGGTTGCGGATGTGGTTGAAGAGAGGAAGGTTGAGGAGGACAAATGGGTCTTTGTTGAGGGCTGCGAGAACCCTAAAGCGGTTACAGTGCTAATCAGGGGCGGAAGCCAGAAAGTCATTGACGAAGCTGAACGCTCAATGCATGATGCGATTATGGTCATCAAAGATGTTCTTGAAAAGCCAGCGGTTGTAGGCGGAGGAGGAGCTGTGGAAGAAGAACTGTTCCATCAGCTGATGGAGTGGTCAAGTACACTGTCGGGAAGAGAGCAGCTTGCAGCACGAGGATACGCCGAAGCGCTCGAATCAATTCCTCTCGCATTAGCTGAAAACGCTGGATTCGACACATTGGATATACAAACAGAATTGAGAGAGAAACATGACTCAGGTAAGGTATGGTATGGCGTAGACGTTCTAGGAAACGGAGTCCAAGATATATACAACAAGGGGGTAATTGAACCAGCATCCGTCAAAGAGCAGATAATCAAGTCAGCAACCGAATGTAGCTGCATGATTCTCAGAATTGATGACGTCATAGCCTCATCTAAGATGAAAGCACCACCCGGTGGTCTAGGCGGAATGGGCGGCGGCATGGGAGGAATGGAGTAA
- a CDS encoding tyrosine-type recombinase/integrase → MPDKKGIWSIEVFLKVNGWTSEYESVQRFLNHLKRKSQSESSRLVFCEILSKFCRHIETDPDKLVSMSKDEIEETVHGYLDWLKSSGISLKRIKNDRAFLISFFRENGFKHDKELEIDVYHVPARYRKKPEYIPSKEEVFAMAGSAGGLKNRAIILCLFSSGLRNATFRALLYTDVKRDVESDKDTIMVPVYPEMKNRIARSCKNNIPYYTFFSPQATEALRTYLNERKKNNRKIEDDEYLFPPDDRRVPLEQRVRSSPSRTLVQTVVKNSARRCGKIEHWQDVYPHALRKSFESILRSPGGGMDIKTQEFLMGHLLPGSQDPYFGSGVRVQGSSISFDERCVEQIREQYTKLPWGLAPSNDQVRKQAAKDQLKILEALNVLPKEQIETISELLDEKSVDEIDWPTLFEKMRKHDQGTQAPILQKAVTSENAEKLVEQGWRYVGTLPNGKVIMEGSTPAVAEASEAVHHHPPPPRNNPHYF, encoded by the coding sequence ATGCCTGATAAAAAAGGTATTTGGTCTATTGAGGTTTTTCTGAAGGTCAACGGCTGGACCAGCGAATATGAAAGCGTGCAGCGATTTTTGAATCATCTGAAGAGGAAAAGCCAGAGCGAATCCAGCCGCCTAGTATTCTGTGAGATACTTTCCAAGTTCTGCCGACACATTGAAACTGATCCGGACAAGCTAGTGTCGATGAGCAAGGATGAGATTGAAGAGACAGTTCATGGGTATCTGGACTGGCTCAAGTCGTCAGGGATTAGTCTGAAGCGGATTAAGAACGACCGGGCCTTCCTAATCAGTTTCTTCCGCGAGAACGGCTTCAAACATGACAAGGAGCTGGAGATTGATGTCTATCACGTGCCGGCGAGATATCGAAAGAAGCCTGAGTACATTCCAAGCAAAGAGGAAGTATTCGCGATGGCCGGCAGTGCTGGCGGCCTGAAGAACCGGGCGATAATACTCTGCCTGTTCTCCTCCGGGCTCCGCAACGCAACCTTCAGAGCACTACTATACACGGATGTCAAGAGAGATGTAGAGTCAGACAAAGATACGATAATGGTTCCGGTTTATCCGGAGATGAAGAACCGTATTGCAAGGTCCTGCAAGAACAACATTCCCTACTACACCTTCTTTTCTCCTCAGGCAACCGAAGCCCTCCGAACATACCTCAACGAGCGGAAGAAGAACAACCGGAAGATAGAGGACGATGAGTATCTGTTTCCTCCTGACGACCGAAGAGTCCCGCTTGAGCAACGGGTAAGATCATCGCCCAGCCGAACGCTCGTGCAGACTGTGGTCAAGAATTCTGCAAGACGCTGCGGCAAGATAGAGCACTGGCAGGACGTATATCCACATGCGCTGAGAAAATCATTCGAATCCATTCTTCGCTCTCCAGGAGGCGGGATGGACATCAAGACGCAGGAGTTCCTAATGGGTCATCTGCTGCCCGGCTCCCAAGACCCATACTTCGGCTCAGGTGTCCGAGTACAAGGATCCTCAATAAGCTTCGACGAGCGATGCGTCGAACAGATCAGAGAGCAGTACACCAAACTGCCGTGGGGACTAGCTCCATCTAACGATCAGGTAAGAAAGCAAGCTGCTAAAGACCAGCTAAAGATACTAGAGGCGCTAAACGTTCTTCCGAAAGAGCAGATTGAAACTATCAGCGAGCTGCTAGATGAAAAATCGGTGGACGAAATTGACTGGCCAACCTTATTTGAAAAGATGAGGAAACACGACCAAGGGACTCAGGCGCCTATCCTGCAGAAAGCAGTCACCTCAGAAAATGCGGAAAAACTTGTTGAACAAGGCTGGCGATACGTTGGAACCCTGCCTAACGGCAAAGTAATTATGGAAGGCTCTACTCCTGCAGTTGCAGAAGCCTCTGAAGCAGTTCACCATCATCCTCCTCCACCGCGAAACAACCCCCACTACTTCTAA
- the brxL gene encoding BREX system Lon protease-like protein BrxL: MTEQLDNKLKKVFMNEVVNKRLSRCQQLDRLPKFISEYAVKELIGENEDSGATTTLTNFIRQYYPEPKDKDRVLYEITTKNEYTLFDEFKVRVDPKEGITKVEIPSLGVRDAMIMPNILMANKDLLETGMWGTAKLTYQKNVLDDESLQTPILITEFNPLQYGEINIKDYKKRREEFTLEEWIDVLMQTLGMNPDAYTERTKILYISRLIPLVENNVNMIEFGPRATGKSFLFKNVSWYVRLYSGGQVSPAVLFYHGTFKTLGDLGVRDLVVFDEVSRIDFKNPDEIMGKFKDYMESGEFERGQLKRSRSNCSLMFQGNIEVEKSLPAEDFSTVMPDCMNDSAFIDRIHGIIPGWEMPKVKQSDVHLCNGYGLITDYFCEVMHELRKEHFGYHLSKRIVLSAEDGEVTIRDQKAIQRVCGGLLKLLSPHDSNNSEALEIAAKIAVEYRQRVHDWLCALSPGEFHNKIIRYKIES, encoded by the coding sequence ATGACTGAGCAACTAGACAATAAGTTGAAAAAAGTGTTTATGAACGAAGTTGTAAACAAACGTCTCTCCAGGTGCCAACAGCTTGATCGTCTCCCCAAATTCATTTCCGAATACGCGGTGAAAGAATTGATTGGGGAAAACGAGGATTCTGGTGCAACAACCACCCTCACCAACTTCATCAGGCAGTATTATCCTGAACCTAAAGACAAAGACAGAGTGCTCTACGAGATTACAACCAAGAACGAGTACACACTCTTCGATGAATTCAAGGTTAGAGTAGATCCGAAAGAAGGCATCACCAAAGTAGAGATACCAAGCTTGGGCGTACGGGACGCAATGATAATGCCCAACATTTTGATGGCGAATAAAGATCTTCTCGAAACAGGTATGTGGGGCACTGCGAAGCTCACATATCAGAAGAATGTTCTTGACGATGAATCTCTACAGACTCCTATACTGATAACCGAATTTAATCCTCTGCAATATGGCGAAATAAACATTAAAGATTACAAAAAGCGACGTGAAGAATTTACCCTTGAAGAATGGATAGATGTTCTCATGCAGACTTTGGGAATGAACCCAGATGCATATACAGAACGGACGAAGATCCTATACATTAGCCGGCTTATCCCCTTGGTCGAAAACAATGTAAATATGATTGAATTCGGTCCGAGAGCAACGGGAAAGAGTTTTCTCTTTAAGAATGTCAGCTGGTATGTTAGACTTTATAGTGGCGGTCAGGTAAGCCCGGCCGTACTTTTCTATCATGGCACCTTCAAAACTTTGGGCGACTTGGGAGTGCGCGATCTGGTAGTTTTTGACGAAGTCAGTCGAATTGATTTCAAGAACCCTGATGAGATAATGGGCAAATTCAAAGACTACATGGAAAGCGGCGAATTCGAGAGAGGACAGTTAAAACGGTCTCGCAGCAATTGCAGCCTGATGTTTCAGGGGAATATCGAAGTGGAAAAAAGTTTGCCGGCAGAAGATTTTTCTACGGTTATGCCAGACTGCATGAATGACTCGGCATTTATCGATAGAATTCACGGAATAATACCAGGGTGGGAAATGCCTAAAGTAAAACAAAGCGATGTGCATCTTTGTAACGGTTATGGTCTCATCACGGACTACTTCTGCGAAGTAATGCATGAACTCCGGAAAGAGCATTTTGGATATCATCTATCAAAACGAATAGTTCTTAGCGCTGAAGACGGGGAGGTAACAATCAGAGATCAGAAGGCGATCCAGCGAGTCTGCGGTGGACTTCTAAAACTCCTCAGTCCTCACGACAGTAACAACTCCGAAGCTCTGGAGATTGCCGCAAAAATTGCCGTTGAGTATCGACAACGAGTTCACGACTGGTTGTGTGCGCTAAGCCCAGGGGAGTTCCACAATAAAATTATTCGTTATAAAATTGAATCCTGA
- a CDS encoding AAA family ATPase: protein MPYKIKAVNLQGIRGFNKAAALTFGEGVTILYGENGTGKSSLLQSIEWAITGEVPFMRGGDFAREDAIVNLFNKSQKALVEISLDDQSDSLTFSRTRKMSARTASGKQPLELKLGGKTFKNEEAETELQRVLAINLQGFSQSKYLHQETIREILHAKPEERSQAIDKLLGTFEIREFVKTIDVERRIKESVSSIQETLESLKRDKIQFLLNLKRSLEKTKANLLSKGYSEQDLTVSAIHGKLKQSKDKVEVLNNKYGAKSSGLVTIQPDVSSLTESQRILLNHLNSIDRARLESVNKIASQKTIMNSNATRYEEVYNQLQEIKQTNAQALSEKIKEIDQEIRTIDASIKDVNQKLATLPNKRSAYETYSTRLADETGKLNAIRLNYGTVDEIDQKIKRSQDEITGIKNDLDKLSGQQNLLTMAIEHLESTKTSECPVCSRSIVNEELTKALKTKVSDDIVASIRKLRESEKTNTANIRTLQEKLEESNRLSKTISELEKALAKAAEQLRILIPNFEEIDLDGKMREWEIEVTDLSEKESELSTEQSRLGGVLSRLSQLNNEVGRLQDELQKATSSSTEGPDLLKRVEETTRVFDEQIAGYSDSSDVDSLRKDLSDLVDALNYLRDEAQIIAAEKDLPTVENQIKGLEERSKQLQGLSNSLQSIKQIAIQYEKEAAVSQLKRLEDDINSYYSQILGHPYFKRIKIDIEKEDPLIFSIRAASTQEDTYIPTRFSTAQLNAVALSIFMSYNSEQAGNLPIMILDDPTQNMDKSHKEAFAKLIATLSKQNQVIIATEDTDTRTLLEKYCPSVMTYEFGDWTKEGADIKAA, encoded by the coding sequence GTGCCTTACAAAATAAAAGCTGTTAACCTTCAAGGTATACGAGGCTTCAACAAAGCCGCGGCGTTGACTTTTGGTGAAGGAGTTACCATTCTATACGGTGAGAATGGAACCGGGAAAAGCAGCTTGTTACAATCAATCGAATGGGCAATAACAGGAGAAGTACCTTTCATGAGGGGCGGAGATTTTGCCCGAGAAGATGCGATTGTGAACCTGTTTAACAAATCCCAGAAAGCCCTTGTCGAAATAAGTCTAGATGATCAGAGCGATTCGCTTACCTTCTCTCGAACTAGGAAAATGAGCGCTAGAACCGCCTCAGGCAAACAACCTCTTGAACTCAAATTAGGCGGTAAGACCTTCAAAAATGAGGAAGCTGAGACCGAGCTTCAAAGAGTGCTTGCAATAAATTTGCAAGGCTTCTCTCAAAGCAAATACCTCCACCAAGAAACAATCCGAGAGATACTTCACGCCAAACCTGAGGAACGTAGCCAAGCAATAGACAAGTTATTGGGAACTTTTGAAATTCGAGAGTTTGTCAAAACAATTGACGTTGAAAGAAGAATAAAAGAATCTGTTTCATCTATCCAAGAGACGCTGGAAAGCCTCAAACGAGACAAAATTCAGTTTCTGCTGAATCTGAAGAGAAGCCTCGAAAAGACAAAAGCAAACCTCCTAAGCAAGGGATACAGCGAGCAAGATCTAACTGTCTCCGCAATTCATGGAAAATTGAAGCAATCAAAGGATAAGGTTGAAGTGCTAAACAACAAGTATGGAGCGAAGTCGTCTGGGCTCGTGACAATTCAACCAGACGTTTCATCTTTAACAGAATCTCAAAGGATTCTACTCAACCATCTCAACAGTATCGATAGAGCAAGGCTGGAGTCAGTAAACAAGATCGCTAGCCAAAAAACTATCATGAACTCAAACGCGACGCGTTATGAAGAGGTATACAATCAGCTTCAAGAAATAAAGCAGACTAATGCTCAAGCCCTCTCAGAAAAGATTAAGGAGATAGATCAAGAAATCAGAACGATAGATGCCTCGATCAAGGATGTAAATCAGAAACTTGCTACTCTTCCCAATAAGCGAAGCGCCTACGAGACCTACAGTACAAGACTTGCGGATGAAACAGGCAAACTGAACGCAATTAGATTGAACTATGGTACTGTAGATGAGATTGATCAGAAGATTAAAAGAAGCCAGGACGAAATTACGGGCATCAAGAATGATCTCGATAAGCTTTCAGGTCAACAGAATCTTCTGACAATGGCAATTGAGCACTTAGAATCCACCAAAACTTCGGAATGTCCAGTCTGCTCACGAAGTATCGTTAACGAAGAATTGACGAAGGCGCTCAAGACAAAAGTCAGTGACGATATCGTGGCGTCAATCAGAAAACTCCGGGAATCCGAGAAAACAAATACCGCAAACATACGCACCTTGCAAGAGAAATTAGAGGAAAGTAATCGGCTCTCGAAAACAATCAGTGAACTGGAAAAAGCCTTGGCTAAAGCGGCTGAACAGCTTCGCATACTAATTCCAAACTTCGAAGAGATAGATCTCGATGGAAAAATGAGAGAATGGGAAATTGAAGTAACAGACCTCTCAGAAAAAGAATCTGAGCTTAGCACAGAGCAAAGTAGACTTGGCGGTGTTTTGAGCCGCCTTTCCCAACTCAATAATGAGGTTGGAAGGCTCCAAGATGAACTTCAGAAAGCTACATCATCATCAACCGAAGGCCCAGATTTGCTAAAAAGAGTTGAGGAAACGACCAGAGTCTTTGACGAACAAATCGCTGGCTACAGCGACTCATCGGATGTGGACTCGTTAAGAAAAGACCTATCCGATCTTGTTGATGCCCTTAATTATTTGAGGGACGAAGCGCAGATAATAGCCGCAGAGAAGGATCTTCCAACAGTCGAAAACCAGATAAAAGGCTTAGAAGAGAGAAGCAAGCAGCTTCAGGGCTTATCTAACTCTCTCCAATCCATAAAGCAGATAGCAATCCAATATGAAAAGGAAGCAGCTGTATCTCAGCTTAAGCGCCTTGAAGATGATATAAACAGTTACTATTCCCAGATTCTTGGTCATCCTTACTTCAAACGAATCAAGATAGACATCGAGAAAGAGGATCCGCTTATTTTCTCCATAAGAGCCGCCAGCACACAAGAGGATACATACATCCCAACTCGTTTCAGCACTGCTCAACTCAACGCCGTAGCCCTCTCCATATTCATGTCCTATAACAGTGAGCAAGCCGGCAATCTGCCAATAATGATCCTCGACGACCCGACACAAAACATGGACAAGTCACACAAAGAAGCATTCGCAAAGCTCATTGCAACGCTATCCAAACAAAACCAAGTAATAATCGCCACGGAGGATACCGATACCCGAACACTTTTGGAAAAATATTGCCCAAGCGTTATGACATACGAATTTGGAGACTGGACCAAGGAAGGAGCAGACATTAAAGCGGCGTAA